From the Methanoculleus caldifontis genome, the window GACTATTCTCCGTGGTCTGGATGATCGTCTGCTGGAGCGGGTAATGGTAGATGTAGAGCCCGTAGGAGAAGTCGCCCGCTCTACCGAAGGTGTTCAGGAGCGGGACCGGGAGATGCGCGGCGTAGATGGTGAGGTAGGGGATGGCGATCACCCCGGCGACGGCCAGGTAGGGCGTCAGGGCCGCGAGCCCGAGCAGCAGGAGGAGCCCCCCGGCGACGGCCGGCCGGTAGGCGATCCGCTCCCTCTGAAGGTAGAGGTAAGCCCCGATCAGGAAGTAGAGGGTGAACCGGACCTTCGCCATCCGGGGGTCGTCGAACCAGTATAGCCAGAGGAGGAGGTTGATGGCGGCGAGGGCGGGGATGGCGCCCCGGCGGTAGAGGAGCCCCGCGATCCCGATGACCGCGACGACCCCGTACATCGCGACCTCGACGGGTATCGTCCAGAGCGAGCCGTTGACGTAGGTCCAGGGGTTCTGCTGGAAGAGACCGATCGCCGACCCGTTCTCAAAGAACGGGACGGTGGCCATCCCTGCCGGGGAGAAGAGGGCACCGAAGTAATCCCCGATGGGAAGGGACGTCATCAGCGGGCCGATGATGAAGAGCGTCAGGACGATCTCCGGGATGAGCGCCGGGACGACCCGGAGGAACCGTTTCCAGGCGAACCGTCGGGGCGACGCGGTCGACTCCCAGCTCGCCGTGATCAGGTAGCCGCTGGTGACGAGGAGGGCGGCAAGCGCCCCCTGCCCGAGCAGCACGACCGGATCGGAGAGTCCGACGTCGACGTAGCCGAGCCTGAGCGCATAGGCGTGGGTGACGACGATCACTGCCGCTGCAGCGAAGCGCAGGAAGTCGAAGTTGTTTGAGAACCGGCCCGCACCGCCGGGAATGCTCCCGCCCACCGGGGCGGCTCCCGGGTGCTGTGTGGTCATGGCAGTCAGGATAACTGCACAACTGTGCTCCGGCAGTCATTAAATAATTAGCCAAAGTATTCTTCCCCATGGACCCACTGGTCGTCGCCACGTTCGCCGTCGTCGCCCTGCTCGAGGTCGTCGTTCCGCTCGCGCTCGGCTACTGGTTTGTCAGGAGGTTCGGCCTCTCGTGGCGGGTCTTCGTCCTTGGCGCCCTCTTCTTCATCGCCGTGCAGGTGATCCACACGCCGTTCGTCCTGCTGACCCAGGGCCCGCTCTACCTCGCCCTCCTGCCGTCCGGGACGACGGCGGCCCTTGCCGGGATCGCGGTCTACCTCGGTCTCATGGCCGGGCTCTTTGAGGAGGTCGGGCGCTACCTCGTCTACCGCTACTACTTCGGGCGGCGGGGGATCTCCCTTTCTCGCGAGAACGGCCTTCTCTTCGGGACCGGGTGGGGCGGGGTCGAGAGCATGATCGTCGCGCTGCTCGTGCTTTCGGGTATGGTCTCTTACATCCTCCTCACCGGCGACGCGGGAACGATCCCCCTGCCCGACGACCCTCTTGTCCGGGAGCAGGTCGAGGTCCTCCGGGCCCTCACCCCGCTCGATATCCTG encodes:
- a CDS encoding acyltransferase family protein yields the protein MTTQHPGAAPVGGSIPGGAGRFSNNFDFLRFAAAAVIVVTHAYALRLGYVDVGLSDPVVLLGQGALAALLVTSGYLITASWESTASPRRFAWKRFLRVVPALIPEIVLTLFIIGPLMTSLPIGDYFGALFSPAGMATVPFFENGSAIGLFQQNPWTYVNGSLWTIPVEVAMYGVVAVIGIAGLLYRRGAIPALAAINLLLWLYWFDDPRMAKVRFTLYFLIGAYLYLQRERIAYRPAVAGGLLLLLGLAALTPYLAVAGVIAIPYLTIYAAHLPVPLLNTFGRAGDFSYGLYIYHYPLQQTIIQTTENSLSLPALCGLSFLATFALAFLSWHLVEKRAMALKKIAPADVFRAYRVRAEALLSAGGAWRYVARR
- a CDS encoding YhfC family intramembrane metalloprotease translates to MDPLVVATFAVVALLEVVVPLALGYWFVRRFGLSWRVFVLGALFFIAVQVIHTPFVLLTQGPLYLALLPSGTTAALAGIAVYLGLMAGLFEEVGRYLVYRYYFGRRGISLSRENGLLFGTGWGGVESMIVALLVLSGMVSYILLTGDAGTIPLPDDPLVREQVEVLRALTPLDILPGLAERMMTITLHIAWSLMVLAAVVYERKVLLLLAVLWHTAVDAAAVYLSQTLGLLVTEAVVFVFAVIGLAYILWEWRRMGVRAASLPAEDVQ